The genomic DNA CAAAAACACGCACAGGCCCTACCGCTGACCTTGATGATGCTCGATATCGACCATTTCAAGTCGATCAACGACCGCCACGGCCACGGCGTGGGCGATCAGGTGCTGCGCCAGTTCGCCCGGACCCTGCAAGACCAATTGCACGGCGGCGAGCTGCTGGCGCGCATGGGTGGTGAAGAGTTTGTGGTACTACTGCCGGGCCTGGCACCGGAGCGGGCCAGCTTCACTGCCGAACGGCTGCGCAGAGCAGTCCAGGACCTGCACCTGGCTAAGGGCGACGGGCGCCCGCAGATCACCGTCAGTATCGGCCTGGACGGCTGCGCCGGGCACGAGCCGGCCCCGACCCTGGACGAGCTGCTGGCCCGTGCGGACCAGGCGCTGTACCGCGCCAAGGCACACGGCCGTAATCGTGTGGAAGTGGCAGAGACGCAGCGCCAGGTGATTTGACTCAGCCCATCAGCAAGTCCCAGGACAGCTTGGCGATCAGCACACACAGCAAGACCAGGAACAGCCCGCGCACAAAGCCTGCGCCCTTGCGCACGGCCAGCCAGGTCCCGGTCAGCGCGCCAAGCACGTTGCATGCAGCCATGGGCAAGGCAATGGCGTACAGCACATTGCCCGATGGCACGAAGAACACCAGCGCCGCGAGATTGGTGGCGATGTTGACCACTTTGGCTGAAGCCGAGGCGTGCAGGAAGTCCAACGCGAAAAAGCGAATGAACAGGAAGATCAGGAAGCTGCCGGTACCTGGCCCGAACAGGCCGTCATAGAAACCGATGGCGCCGCCGATCAGTACCGCCAGGCATTGCTCCTTGCGGCCGATCTTCGCCGGCGCGTGCAAGGTGCCGAAATCCTTCTTGCAAAAGGTGTAGATCGCCATCAGCACGATCAGCACCAGCACTGCCGGGCGCATCACGCTGGGCGGCACCAGCGACACCGTGGCGGCCCCTGCGAACGACATGATGAACGCACTGAGCGCCGCCGGCACGATCAACCCCCAGTCCAGGGTGACCTTGCGAATGAACGAGCGCGCCGCGAAAGCGGTGCCGCACACCGATGCCAGTTTGTTGCTGCCAAGCAAGGCCGCAGGTTGCGCCGCGGGCAATACGTTGAACAGCGCCGGAATCTGAATGAGCCCACCACCTCCTACCGCAGCATCGATCAGGCCGGCGGCAAAAGCGAACAGGGAGAGTACGGCGATATCCATCATGGCGCGGTTCCAGGCAGTGAAAGCAGACTGCAAGGCTAATCAAAACGGCGCGCCTGTGTTGAAATGCGATATTGCGAAAACTGCAACCAGGAGACCTCCATGGCATTGGACATGCTGCGCGAGATTCAGGCGTTCGTCAGCGTCGCGCACAAACGCAGCTTCGTCGCCGCCGCGCGCGCACTGGGTCGCTCGCCCAGCGCTGTGACGCGGGCGATACAGGCTTTGGAAGACAATAGCGGGTGCAAGCTGCTCAACCGCAATGCCAACGCTGTGACCCTTACCGACGCCGGCGAGCGGTTACTGCCCCATGCCGAACGCTTGCTTGATGTGCAACGCGATGCCGCCGATGAACTGGCCGCGCTCAGTGGCAGCGCACAGGGCTGGATCCGCTTTGGCGTGCCGCAATTGTTTGGCGAACATGTGCTGCCCGGTGTGCTGGCGGCGTTTTCCCGCCGCCACCCACAGGTAACGCTGGATGTGCACTACCGTGACGAGGCGCTTGACCCTTTGCTGGGCAAGCTCGATTTCGTGGTTCGCGGTGCGTTTCCACAATCAAGCGAGCTGATTGGTTATCCACTGTGGCGCTACCAACGCCATCTATATGCCAGCCCGGACTACCTGGCGCGCCATGGCATGCCCAAACGGCCAGAGGACCTGGCTGACCATTCGCTGATCCTGCATACCGCCCCGCGCATTCTCAAGGCCTGGCACTTTTCCCGCGATGGCCGAATCACCAGCCTGCGCCCCCATCCAAGGCTGCGACTGAGCTCAGGCGATGCGGTCTACCACAGTACATTGGCCGGTGCCGGCATTGCCCGCCTGGCCGACTGGGTGGGCGAGGCACAGGTCAGTGCCGGCCGGCTGGTGCGTGTTTGCGCAGATTACCGGCTGACATCCAGTACCGGCCAAGACCCGCAAATGCACGCCGTCTATCCTGCCGGCGAGCTGCCTGCACGGGTACGTGAGCTACTGCTGGCTCTGCGCCAGGCGGGCAATGGAGGCAACCGGCAGGCACGCTGACATCTGTTCAAATTCTGCTCAATTCAACAGAAGCCGCAAACGGCTTGGCTTACAGCATTTTATCCACAGACCTACCCACGTTTTTTGTGGACAGATTTCCCCACGTAAAGAAGGACTTATCGCACACCCAGCAGTGCTGCATTCGCCGCCTTGACCAGTTCGACCCACTCACCCGCACTGATCACGCCTGATTGCTCAAGCGCATCGGCACTGCGCAACGCCTGGTCGTATTCATTTTCTTCGAGAATGCCTGCGGACAGGAAGCGGCTACGCCACTCCAGAAGCGCTGAAGGGTCCTTCTTGCATTCCATCTATATGTCGACTCCAAGGTAAAAGGCCGGCCCACTGCCGCGACTCATTATGACGCGAGCGGAAGGGTACACGAGGCCATTTCACTTGAGAACGACATGCAGCTACCGCCAGTCTAACGGTATACCAAAGACCACTGCCGCAACGGAACGACGTTGGCCCGCCTGGGAAAAGGGCGGGCCGGAGGGGGAGTCGTCAGCCTGGAGGGATGGTACCCAGCAGACCTACCAAAAGGGTCAGCAGCAGAAAACCACCCAGAAACAGCGCGAGCTTGCCCATCGGAACCTCTTCAATGTGATAGCGGTGATGGAAAGCATTATCGGCGCAGAGCTGATACGGATACAGATTCAGGTTTGATGAAAAAAAGCGTATCAGATGCGAATGGCCTGAACGGCAACCTCGCCGTCATAGCATCACAGAGACGCTTCCAGCCAAGCGTGCTCGCTAACGGGGAAGTGGGTTCGTGGGAAGGCACAAGAGCGAGTTTGACCTGTCGGCATCTGCATACAATTGCAACTTTAAGTTTCGGCGCAGACCTGACCAGCCTGCCGGCAGCATCGTGCCTGTTTGAACGACCTGATCCTCACAGGCTCAGCAATTACGGGCATCATGCGTAATTCTGATCTACACGAATAGAAACAGCCTCCTCGTTAATTTGTAGGAAGTTTTCCCTCGAGCTGTAGGCCGAATCTTAGTGCCGAGGATCTGCTGTATGAAACCTCAGTTTCCGCAGCAAGATCGAACTGCTAGGGTCCATTTTTCCTACAACGGCACGGAAGCCTTCAGCATGAGGGAAACATGGACCAGTTCAATACTTCTGGCCTGGGTCTGCAAAAATGCCTGCTCGCATTACGCAAAGAG from Pseudomonas putida includes the following:
- a CDS encoding sulfite exporter TauE/SafE family protein → MMDIAVLSLFAFAAGLIDAAVGGGGLIQIPALFNVLPAAQPAALLGSNKLASVCGTAFAARSFIRKVTLDWGLIVPAALSAFIMSFAGAATVSLVPPSVMRPAVLVLIVLMAIYTFCKKDFGTLHAPAKIGRKEQCLAVLIGGAIGFYDGLFGPGTGSFLIFLFIRFFALDFLHASASAKVVNIATNLAALVFFVPSGNVLYAIALPMAACNVLGALTGTWLAVRKGAGFVRGLFLVLLCVLIAKLSWDLLMG
- a CDS encoding LysR family transcriptional regulator, with the translated sequence MALDMLREIQAFVSVAHKRSFVAAARALGRSPSAVTRAIQALEDNSGCKLLNRNANAVTLTDAGERLLPHAERLLDVQRDAADELAALSGSAQGWIRFGVPQLFGEHVLPGVLAAFSRRHPQVTLDVHYRDEALDPLLGKLDFVVRGAFPQSSELIGYPLWRYQRHLYASPDYLARHGMPKRPEDLADHSLILHTAPRILKAWHFSRDGRITSLRPHPRLRLSSGDAVYHSTLAGAGIARLADWVGEAQVSAGRLVRVCADYRLTSSTGQDPQMHAVYPAGELPARVRELLLALRQAGNGGNRQAR